CTGGCCCGCCTCGATCGCGTAGGGGCGGAACTTGAACCGGACGCGCGCCACGCCCGTGTCGCCCGGAAGGAGCTGTCCACCCTCGGGGTGGATCGATGCGGTCTCGCTCACGGTTTCGAGGTGGATGACCGGCTCGTACCCATCGTCGATCCGCGTCGGGTGGTTCAACACCATCACCTCGGCCTCGAACTCACGGACTGCGTTGGGTTCCGCCGTCCGGGGGAGGAGTACCATCCCGCGCTCGAGATCTGTCTCCGCGATCCCCTTCAGCGCGAGCCCGACGATCTGGCCCGCGGCGGCCTCGTCGACGCGGTGATAGTGCATCTCGATCGAGCGGACCTCGACGGGGCGGAACGTTCCGTCGGCGAACGGCCCGACCAAGAGTTCGTCGCCAGCCTCGACGCGTCCGGAGCGGATCGTCCCGGATGCGACCGCGCCGACGCCAGTCACGTTGTAGGTCCGATCGACGTACATGGAGAACTCGCCCGCCTCCGCGCCGGTTTTCGGGAGCTGCTCGAACAGTTCGTCGAGCACGTCGAGGCCGGTCTGTGTCACTGCGCTCGTGGACACGATCGGGACGACCCGCTCGCTGATCTCGTCGATCGCCGCCGTAATCCCGTGGCGTTCGACCGGTAGTGGCGTCCGGTCGGCGTCTCTGAGGAGCTGTTCGACCTCGCGTTTGACCTCGTCGGTACGCGTCTCCGACACCATGTCGGCCTTCGTGATCGCCACGATCGTCGGTAGCTCCGTCGCCAGCAGGATGCCGAGGTGTTCGCGTGTCGTCCGGGTCGGGCCGTCGTCAGCCGCGACGACGAGGAGGCCGTAGTCGAGCTTCTGCCCGACGAGTCCTCGGATCGTCGTCCGGAGCCACGGTTCGTGGCCGACCGTGTCGACGAAGGAAACGAGTCGATCCGCCGTCTCGACGATCCTCGCTCGGTCGGATTTCCGGTGTGGATTGTCCATCCGCACCGGGCCGTCGTCGTCGAACCCGTAGACGCCGTAGGAGAGGTCCGCCGAGAGCCCCCGCTCCATCTCGTGTGGGCGAACGTCCAGGAAGCTCCGGGTGCCGCCCTGGCCGTCGTCCGCCGAGCCGGTCACGAGCGAGCCGACGAGCGTCGATTTGCCGTGATCGACGTGGCCGGCCGTCCCGACGACGATGTGGTCGTCGTCGGCTTCGAGAACGGATCCCTCGCGGAGGGTCGCGACGCCGACGAGCCCATCCGCGTCCGTCGCGTCCTCGCCGTCGACGCCCCACGTCTCGACGTCGTCGATGTGTGCGCCCGCCTCGTCGGCCAAAAGCGAGAGGACGTCCATTGACTCGGAAAAGGCGGGCGGTGAGATGCCGGCGATACCGCCGTTGTCGGTGACGCCGACGACGTACGTCGCCTCGCCGTCGCCCGAGAGGATCCGGTGGCGAAGCTGGGCAACGAGCGATTCCAAGCGGCCCTCAGCGAGGTGGGTCGTTCGGGTGAGCCGTTCTTTGAATTCGACGCTGCCGCCCTCCCGCTCGCCCCGGTTGAGGGCGCGTCGGAGTGCGGCCCGGTCGGCGCTCATACGCGAGAGGGTAACAACCACGCCGCTAAAAGCCTTCCCCGGAAAACCGGCGAAAAAGGCCGTCAGTTGGTCCCCGTGTCCGGATTTCACCTCCGTTCGGATCCAGCGGGGTACGGACGGCTACGTATCCGATTCGCGCACCCGATCGAGCGCCTGCAAAAAGCCGTCGGCGAATGCGCCCTCGGTGACGCCGTCCGCCGTCCGTTTCGCCGTCTCGTCGGCGTTTTCGACGGCGAAGGACCGTCCCACGAGCTCGAACAGTTCGGCGTCGTTTTCGGAGTCGCCGACCGCGACGAACGCCTCCGGGTCGTACCCGAGCGCCGCGGCCGCGGTTTCGAGGCCGCTCGCCTTGTCGACATCGGGCGCCTTGACGTGGTAGGCGTACCCCGTGTCCACGACAACCATCCCGTGTTCGTCCGCAATCTCGACGAGCGGTTCGAGCGGTTGGTCGCGGGCGACGGCCAGTTCGGTCTCGCGCCACCTGTTGACCGGATCGACGGCACCCCAGCCGAGCTCGTAGCCGGCGTCGAGATACGCGCGCTCGACGGCCCGCGAACCCTCCGGATCGCCGTTGTAGAGCACTTCATCGACGGATTCGACGTAGACCGCGCCGCCGTTCTCCGCGATGACGTTCAGAGGGATCCCGAAGAACTCACACAGTCCCACGGGATACGGAAACGACTTCCCGGTCGCGATGACGACCGGGGCCTCCCACTTCCGAATCGGGTCGAACACGCGAGGGTCGATCGATTTGTCGGGGCGCGTCAGCGTGCCGTCGATGTCGGCGGCGAGCGGCGGAACCATTGGCCGCGTTTCGGTCGCCGGAGACATGAAGTCCTCGTCCGCCGTACGGTACTCCATGCCAGTCACGCGCGCACTCGACGACATCCACACCGTCGATCCGCTCCTCGATGGGATGGCCGGCGGCCTCTCGGTGTACCTCATCGACGCTCCCGAACCGACGCTGATCGACACCGGGACGGCGGACTCCGTGGAGGCGATCTACGACGCGCTCGACGCCGTCGGGATCGACCGAGACGAGGTCGAACACGTGCTCGTCTCCCACATTCACCTCGACCACGCCGGCGGTGCCGGACACCTCGCTGTCGAACTTCCCAACGCGACGTTTTATATCCACGAGTACGGCTTCGATTTCCTGACTGCCTCCGACGACTTCGAGCGACTCAAATCGAGCGTCGACCGGGTGATGGGCGAGGAGAACGCCTACGGCGAACCCGAACTCCTCGACCCCGATCGCTGTCGCGCCGTTGAGGGCGGCGACACTGTCGATATCGGCGACCGGGAACTCGAACTGATCTACGCACCCGGCCACGCGTCGACGCACTACGCCGTCTTCGATCCAGCGACCGAAGGCCTCTTTACCATCGATTCAGCGGGGATGTACTTCGAGGGCGCGCTCCGCCCGACGACGCCGCCGCCGGAGTTCGACCTCGAAACGATGCTTGACACCGTCGATCGGCTCCGCGCGTACGACCCCGCGCGGATTTTTTACGGCCACTTCGGCCCCGGAAGCCGCGACGCAGTCCGCGAGCTCGATCGGTACGAACGGCTCCTCCCCGAGTGGGTGGATACCGTCCGCGAACTGCGCGCCGAACACGGTAACGATGCGGCCGCGATCGCCGGCTCGCTTGGAGACGAATGGCAGAGCTTCTCCGTCGAACTCGACGTCGAAGGTGTGCTCCACTATCTCGACCGGGAGTAGCTTTAGGCCGATGGGGACCGAAGTATCGGTATGAGCGTCGCCGGACTCTGTGAAATCTGCGGCTCCGAATCCGTCGAGGACGCGTGCGACCGGTGTGGACGGCTCGTCTGTCTCGATCACTTTGATCCGTCCACCGGGCTCTGCACGAAGTGTCTCGCCGAGTTCGGTAAGTCCAAAGAGGAGGACCGAGAGCGCCCCGACGGGGTCGACGAGTACCAGTTTTGAGCCGTTCGGCCCATCGATTCGCCGCACGCGCGGCTCCGTGTCGGCTTCGAATCGGCGACCGCCAATGTAAAACGTTTCAGTCGATGTGGCCTTCGCGTCGCAGCTGCTCCGCGTCCTGGCTGTCGTAGCGCCACTCGATGTTGGCCTTCTCGTCCTGCCAGTCCCACGGTTCGACGAGGACGGTGTCGCCCTCCTCGATCCAGACGCGGTACTTCATGCGACCGGGGATCCGGCCCATGCGGCTCTTGCCGTCCTCACACTGGACGCGAACGTGGTTCCCACCGTCGTGTTGGGTCACCACGGCGAACAGCTCGTTGTCGTTGGGCATCCGTAGGTTTCGACGCCCGCTTTCTTCACTCACGGTTTATATACGACCCCCTCACGGAAAAACCATCCGGGATCCGTGTCACCGAATCCCATTCAGTGGTCGCGGTCGAAACGTCTGTGCGTGGTACTCTCAGCCTCCCTCGGTCGGTTTGACAACCCTTTAGCGGCGCGTTCGCCTTCTTCGGGCAATGAGTTACACGATCGGACTGGTCGGGAAACCCTCCGTCGGCAAGTCCACCTTCTTCAATGCGGCGACGATGAACGACGTGCCCGAGGGCGCGTACCCGTTCACGACGATCGACCCCTCAATCGGCGAGGCGTACGTCCGCGTCGAGTGTGCGGCCCCGGAGTTCGATCACACCTGCACGCCGAACCACGGCTACTGCGCCGAGGGCGTCCGATTCGTTCCGACGAAGCTCGTCGACGTCGCGGGGCTCGTCCCCGGTGCGCACGAGGGAAAAGGGCTCGGCAATCAGTTCCTGACCGATCTCAACGAGGCCGACGTGTTGATCCACGTGGTCGATTTCACCGGCCGGACCGATCTCGAGGGCGAGCCGACGACAGGACATGACCCCCGCGACGACATCGACTTTCTAGAGGCCGAACTCGACATGTGGTATCTCGATATCCTAAAAAAGGGGATCGAGCGCTACCGGTCGGGCTACGCGGGCGAGGAGAAGCAAATCGAGGCCGATCTCGCCGAACAGATGTCCGCGTTCGGCATCTCCGAGGACGAACTCAAGCAGGTTATCCTCGCGCTCGGACTCGACCTCGACCCCGAAACGTGGGACGACGACGACCGCGAGGCGTTGGCCCGCGAGATCCGGATTCGGACCAAACCGATGGTGATCGGCGCCAACAAGGCCGACGCCGAGGCCGCTCGGGAGAACTACGCCGAGATCACCGACGATCCCGACTACGAGCACCTGACGTTCGTGCCCGTCTCCGCCCACGCCGAGAAGGCGCTCAAGAAGGGCGACGAGGCCGGCGTCCTCGACTACCGCCCCGGCGACGCCGAGTTCGAGATTCTCGGGGAGCTCCCCGAAGAGAAACGTGCGGGGCTCGACCAAATCGAGGACTTCCTCGGCGAGTTCGGCGAGACGGGCGTTCAGCGCGCCATCGAGACGGCGCTGTTTGAGGAACTGGGCGCGATCGCGGTGTTCCCTGGTGCGCGAAAACCGCAGAACGACGGCAGCTTCTTACAGGACTGCTTCGTCTTCCCCGGCGGATCGACCGCCGAGGAGTTCGCCTACTACCTCCACACGGACATCGGTGAGGGCTTCCTGCACGCCCACGACGTTCGCTCCGGACGGCAGATCGGCGCCGACACCGAGTTGTCCCACCGCGACGTGATCGAGATCACGACGACGAACTGACACCGGACCGATTCCGGACGACGCTGCCGGGCGCGAAAGCCCCAATACCGTCTGGACCTACCGGTAGCCATGGCACGGCGATTGCCCTCGCCGCCGAAAGCGGGGCTCCTCAACGGTCTCCGGTTCGGGACCGACACCATCAGATTTCTCGAAGCGATACAGGCTCGGTTCGACGACGGGACGTCGATCTCGATCCCTGGACGACCACCGCTCGTCATCCTGACGGGTCCCGACCTCGTCGCCGAGGCGCTCGACCGCCCCGACGATTTTACCAGAATCCCCGCACGTGGTGCGGTCGCGATGATCGCCGAGAACGGGCTCGTCCAAAGCGAGGGGGACCTGTGGTCCCAACAGCGCTCGATCGTCGCGCCGTCGTTCGGCGGTCGACAGGTGACGGCCTATGCGAACACGACCGGTGAGCGGATCGAATCGCGGGCCACACAGTGGGCGGAAATCGGCCGTCAGAGGACCGACCTCCACCGCGAGATGACGTCGCTCACGGTCCGCGTCGCATCGGAGATACTTCTCGGTGAAGACATCGGCAAGGCCAGCGCGGATCAGTTTCACGAGTGGATGCGCATCGCGGGCGAGGAGTTCGAGTTTGGCCTCGAAACCGTCCTCCCAGAGTGGGTCCCGACGCCGACTTCTCCGGCGTTTCGCGAGGCCGCGACCGGCATTCGCGAACTGAGTGAGGGGCTCATCGAGCGACGGCGAACAAGCCTCGCCGCCGGTGAGCGGACCGATGCTTCGGATATGCTCACCGCGCTCCTCCGCGCCGAGGGCGACCCCGATGTCGACTTTCCCACAAACCAGATCCGAGACGAAGTCGCCACCTTCCTCATCGCGGGCCACGAGACGACGGCGCTCAGTCTCAGCTATACGCTGTGTCTGCTTTCGTGGTACCCCGAGGCTCGTCGTCGGGTCCGCGAGGAGGCG
The DNA window shown above is from Natronomonas salsuginis and carries:
- a CDS encoding GTPBP1 family GTP-binding protein, which gives rise to MSADRAALRRALNRGEREGGSVEFKERLTRTTHLAEGRLESLVAQLRHRILSGDGEATYVVGVTDNGGIAGISPPAFSESMDVLSLLADEAGAHIDDVETWGVDGEDATDADGLVGVATLREGSVLEADDDHIVVGTAGHVDHGKSTLVGSLVTGSADDGQGGTRSFLDVRPHEMERGLSADLSYGVYGFDDDGPVRMDNPHRKSDRARIVETADRLVSFVDTVGHEPWLRTTIRGLVGQKLDYGLLVVAADDGPTRTTREHLGILLATELPTIVAITKADMVSETRTDEVKREVEQLLRDADRTPLPVERHGITAAIDEISERVVPIVSTSAVTQTGLDVLDELFEQLPKTGAEAGEFSMYVDRTYNVTGVGAVASGTIRSGRVEAGDELLVGPFADGTFRPVEVRSIEMHYHRVDEAAAGQIVGLALKGIAETDLERGMVLLPRTAEPNAVREFEAEVMVLNHPTRIDDGYEPVIHLETVSETASIHPEGGQLLPGDTGVARVRFKFRPYAIEAGQRFVFREGRSKGVGTVTEITGVE
- a CDS encoding phosphoglycolate phosphatase, with the translated sequence MVPPLAADIDGTLTRPDKSIDPRVFDPIRKWEAPVVIATGKSFPYPVGLCEFFGIPLNVIAENGGAVYVESVDEVLYNGDPEGSRAVERAYLDAGYELGWGAVDPVNRWRETELAVARDQPLEPLVEIADEHGMVVVDTGYAYHVKAPDVDKASGLETAAAALGYDPEAFVAVGDSENDAELFELVGRSFAVENADETAKRTADGVTEGAFADGFLQALDRVRESDT
- a CDS encoding MBL fold metallo-hydrolase produces the protein MPVTRALDDIHTVDPLLDGMAGGLSVYLIDAPEPTLIDTGTADSVEAIYDALDAVGIDRDEVEHVLVSHIHLDHAGGAGHLAVELPNATFYIHEYGFDFLTASDDFERLKSSVDRVMGEENAYGEPELLDPDRCRAVEGGDTVDIGDRELELIYAPGHASTHYAVFDPATEGLFTIDSAGMYFEGALRPTTPPPEFDLETMLDTVDRLRAYDPARIFYGHFGPGSRDAVRELDRYERLLPEWVDTVRELRAEHGNDAAAIAGSLGDEWQSFSVELDVEGVLHYLDRE
- the eif1A gene encoding translation initiation factor eIF-1A produces the protein MSEESGRRNLRMPNDNELFAVVTQHDGGNHVRVQCEDGKSRMGRIPGRMKYRVWIEEGDTVLVEPWDWQDEKANIEWRYDSQDAEQLRREGHID
- a CDS encoding redox-regulated ATPase YchF is translated as MSYTIGLVGKPSVGKSTFFNAATMNDVPEGAYPFTTIDPSIGEAYVRVECAAPEFDHTCTPNHGYCAEGVRFVPTKLVDVAGLVPGAHEGKGLGNQFLTDLNEADVLIHVVDFTGRTDLEGEPTTGHDPRDDIDFLEAELDMWYLDILKKGIERYRSGYAGEEKQIEADLAEQMSAFGISEDELKQVILALGLDLDPETWDDDDREALAREIRIRTKPMVIGANKADAEAARENYAEITDDPDYEHLTFVPVSAHAEKALKKGDEAGVLDYRPGDAEFEILGELPEEKRAGLDQIEDFLGEFGETGVQRAIETALFEELGAIAVFPGARKPQNDGSFLQDCFVFPGGSTAEEFAYYLHTDIGEGFLHAHDVRSGRQIGADTELSHRDVIEITTTN
- a CDS encoding cytochrome P450, with the protein product MARRLPSPPKAGLLNGLRFGTDTIRFLEAIQARFDDGTSISIPGRPPLVILTGPDLVAEALDRPDDFTRIPARGAVAMIAENGLVQSEGDLWSQQRSIVAPSFGGRQVTAYANTTGERIESRATQWAEIGRQRTDLHREMTSLTVRVASEILLGEDIGKASADQFHEWMRIAGEEFEFGLETVLPEWVPTPTSPAFREAATGIRELSEGLIERRRTSLAAGERTDASDMLTALLRAEGDPDVDFPTNQIRDEVATFLIAGHETTALSLSYTLCLLSWYPEARRRVREEATAALGDGPPTRDDLSELEYTKRTYQEALRLYPPAWAVFRRVNGPVKLGGYTIEDGAAVIVPLWSIHRDARYFDEPDAFDPDRWARRDPNAVAAYRPFASGPHACIGRGLALSGATLVLARLVRDFDVDVPDDALDDLRLTPTLRPAAGISATIDPLD